From Anopheles arabiensis isolate DONGOLA chromosome 3, AaraD3, whole genome shotgun sequence, a single genomic window includes:
- the LOC120901624 gene encoding elongation of very long chain fatty acids protein has translation MSPDVISEPSNGILDRVVKFFVENQDERTKEWFLSGSITPLIMILVTYLYFCLYAGPRYMAKRKPFKLEGVLIAYNAVQVLLSIVLVYEGIEGGWRKHYNYSCQPVDYSRNPVAMRMARAVWMYYMCKVVELLDTVFFVLRKKQNQVSFLHVYHHTLMPVCGFIGVKYFAGGHGTLLGVINSFIHVCMYAYYMLAAMGPKVQKYLWWKRYLTVMQIVQFIIVFFHTVQVQFQPTCGYPKSIAALLTLNAGLFIYMFSSFYVHSYIRKSNGAAPQRTAGKAGEENNNQLECKPKDAVEANTRPAVEAKKAL, from the exons ATGAGTCCAGACGTCATAAGTGAACCGAGCAACGGCATCCTGGACAGGGTGGTGAAGTTTTTCGTAGAAAATCAAG ATGAGCGCACGAAGGAGTGGTTCCTGTCCGGTTCCATCACGCCGCTGATCATGATCCTCGTCACGTACCTGTACTTCTGCCTGTACGCTGGACCCCGGTACATGGCCAAGCGGAAGCCCTTCAAGCTGGAGGGTGTGCTGATCGCGTACAACGCGGTACAGGTGCTGCTCAGCATCGTGCTAGTGTATGAA GGAATTGAGGGCGGATGGAGGAAACACTACAACTACTCCTGCCAACCCGTGGACTACAGCCGAAACCCGGTTGCAATGAGG ATGGCTCGTGCCGTTTGGATGTACTACATGTGCAAGGTCGTGGAGCTGCTCGACACGGTGTTCTTTGTACTGCGGAAGAAACAGAACCAGGTTTCGTTCCTGCACGTCTACCACCACACCCTGATGCCGGTCTGTGGCTTCATTGGCGTCAAGTACTTTGCCG GAGGTCACGGTACGCTGTTGGGCGTCATCAACTCGTTCATCCACGTGTGCATGTACGCGTACTACATGCTGGCCGCGATGGGACCGAAG GTTCAAAAGTACCTGTGGTGGAAGCGTTACCTGACCGTGATGCAGATC GTGCAGTTCATCATTGTGTTCTTCCACACGGTGCAGGTGCAGTTCCAGCCGACCTGCGGCTACCCGAAATCGATCGCCGCCCTGCTGACGCTGAACGCCGGCCTGTTCATCTACATGTTCAGCTCGTTCTACGTGCACTCGTACATCCGCAAGTCGAACGGTGCGGCACCGCAGCGCACCGCCGGCAAGGCGGGCgaggaaaacaacaaccagTTGGAATGCAAACCAAAGGACGCCGTCGAGGCGAACACGCGGCCAGCCGTCGAGGCTAAGAAGGCGCTGTAG